ACCGTGGATGCACGGCGGGACAAGAAGAACAAGATTGATGTCACGGGGTTCTATCGGCGGAATCAGTTTGAAGAGCTGCCGTGGGAAAGCAAGACCTCAAAATATGTGCCCATGTACTTTGACCTGATCAACTTCGAGCCGTAAACCGTCTCGCTGTTTTCCTTGCCACCCATGGCCGTCAACCCGCCCCGCCTCACCTTTCCGTGGGGCGGGGTTTTGTTGCCCCTCCCCGGCGTACCTGCCATCCCGAAAAGAACCAGGCGACGCCTGCGGGGGGTGATAAAAGCAAACGCTGGCAAACAGTGATTTTTTTCAAAACAGCCTACCAAAAACCCAAGGGCTTGCGATTTTCACCGCAAGCCCTTGAAATTTCTGGTCGGGATGAAAGGATTTGAACCTTCGACCCCCTGAACCCCATTCCAGAAAACTTGGTTGTATCCATTGAAATTATTAACTTTTTGTTTTGACTGTCAACAGTTCACCGGAGGTGTTAAATAGGTGATAGAGGCTTCCGGTTCACCAGGAGGTTGACCGGGGTGGCGTGCTGTTTTGATATACTTACTCGTTAAAATTCACTTAAATCCTTACCAAATGGCGTAACTACGCCATTCTTAACAAAGTCATCCATTTTATATTTTCCATCTTCGGCTAGACCTTCTTCTGTAAGAGCCTGGTGCCATTTTGCCAAAGCATTTGTTTGGGATTCATAGTCAGTATTCCAGACTGGCTGCATATATTCTATCCACAACTGGACTTCTCTAACGGATGGGCACCTTTTATTCGAAGTTGACAGTAACTCAGCAGTTTTAAGTAAAAAGATGGCTAGCTCTTTATCCACCACCTCATGTGGATTGGACCAATGTTTTCTTCCGTAACATCCAGAATAAAGACTCATTGATTTTATATTATTCAGGAGCTTTGCGTTTGATCTATTGAACAGCTTTCTGAAATCGGCAAGCTTTCTAGCTCCAGACAAGGCCATTGTCAAAAACATCCACATAAAATTCTTATCTGTATGGGACGAAAATTCTCTCCATATGGCCTTTATTGAGTCATCGTCTCCGCCTAAAGCTATGCGGCGTAGTATTGATAACTTTCCTATCTCTTCTATCGAAAGGATTGCCAAAGCGCATGAAGATGGATATCTTCCTGCATCAAATAATATCCGTGCGTCATTAGCTAGTCTTTTCGCATTGTCAATTACGCATTCCATTCCTTTTGCTACATCTTCTGGCGATAGCTCTCCACGATACGGACTTAAGCTTAAATCGGTGACTGTTTTATTATTTTTATCAGGCATAATCGAAATCCCAACGACATTGAGCAATAAGATTAAGCTGGCAATTCAGTCGCACATGACGATACTCGACCTGAATACTCTTGCAGACAACCAGCTTCTAACCATTGAAAAGTCATAGAATTATCTCACGAGCTGGGTATGTTTAGCGAAGGGTAATAGATAGGTGTTAAAAGCTCCCGTTTCGTCGAATGGTTGGCCAAAGTTGGTGTAACGATGCGACCTGAGAACCGCAGCAGCAATTAGGCACTTACACAACCATACTAATGATGGAGATAAGGGTGTAAAGTTATTGATTGCTGCTACATGAAACGTCAGTCATTCTCTTCTGGCATGGAGGTTAATTGTTTCAAATAAGTGGCTTCATCAGATTCCAAAAGTGTTCTTGTTGATTCGTTGTTTAAAATTTGCCAAGAGATATTCTCCTTAGTTACATTGTATTCATTACTCCAGCCGCCTACTAAAGTACCAATTTGTTCTTCCGAGTCTCTTACTAAGCGCATTGCCAATGTTTGAGGGAATAACAACTCAGCAGCAAATGCATTAGCCCTTTTTTCAAAGAATTTTGGCGTAGCACCTCCTAAAACTTCACAGACATCTAAAGTACTGTTCCTGTCAACTAAGAGGTGGCAGATTTCATGAGCTAAGGTGAATAATCTCCCATGTGAATGTGAGCATTTGTTTCCTTCTGCTGTATTTAAAATAATAATAGGACCATGTTTTTTCCCCCAACAGGCTACAGCTTCAAGAGATGTTCCTCCAAAGACATGTTCATGAATTGGAATATTCCATGATTTCAGTAAGTCGTCAGGGTTAACAGGAGTGTCATGAGTTACTTTTAAATACTCGCGCAATTTTGCTGCAATAGTATAACCCTGCCGATACGGGGCTCTCCCCCAATGGATCCAACCTATCTCAGTTGTTGCTGCTTCTAGCAATTTACTATCTATATGCCCAGATGATTTGATTAAATTTAAAATATTTCGTTGCTGCTCTAATGTTACATATCCACTGCTTAATCTTGCAGCAGCAAAAATTTCACTTTCAATGAGGATGTGATCTACCCACTCCAGTTCCCAATAATCTTGATTTGAATTAGAAAGATAATTAAAGTCATATTGATTCATGCTTGCAATCAAGTACAGTTTGTCATTGATAATTTTTCTTGAGTTATCGTCTTTATTTTTCCATGCGTTAAGAATTGACTTGATATTTCTATCGTTAATATCTTTGATCCATGAAACAATTTCATTACCAACATTCTCAAAAAAGCTATACGCTTTATGCAAATCCACAATAGTTTGTCTTTGCTCGGCTGAAAAAATTAAATTTTTTCCTGTCCGAAGAATAAATACCGAAGGAATCTCTATCCCAGGAACAGATTCAGAGAGATCATGTCGTAGAAAAAAAGATTTAAGATTAGATTCCTTTTCAGGCGTGGAGTGGTCTTTAGAAAAAATAAGGTTTCTAATTTTCTGAAATTCACCATTCCAGTATGTAGGAATAGATTCTGGAGGCACTGCAAAAGGAATATTTTGCTCTGTAAAAATCCATGACCAGTTGCTAGCTAAAAAAGACAGTAAGCCAAGCCAATTCCACTTTAAGGGTACAGTATTCGGTTCATGACCAGAAGACCATACAGGTGTGTTGTCAATGGATAAAAGGATTTCACCATAGCCGAATCGTTTATGTCGGCTACTGGTTAGTCTGCTCATTTCAATTGAGACTTTATTCTCAATGTTGAATCTAGCCATACATCTTCATCCATTTTTTAAATTCTCTAGCATGCCCACTTTTTTTGGCTCGTTCTTTCAATTGCGCAATGATACTTGAGTCAATGTCGTTTGTTTTGTTACAAGGGAATCCATGGTAGCAGTTGCTGAATTCCCCACCGACCGCACGGTATACAACACCACGATAAACATTGTAAAAATTTTTTGGATATTGCGTTGTGTCAAATGGAGAAGCGCAATCTGGGATTGCATCTTTTAACAGTTCAGTCGCCTCACTAAGTTTTAAATCCTGAGGGCATTTGCCTATCAAGTGTCCTCCACTAGATTGAAACCCAGCATAATTCTTTTTCCAACGATGCTTCGGACGTCCTGGCGTAGGGTCGTACTCTCGGGATCCATCATTCTTCAGTTCTATATCGCGTATCATTCACAGATTCCACTATTGTTAACACAAGCAGTTGACTTTGTCTAATTTGCATACGGAGAGGAGACTAGCACTCATCCCAGAATTCGTGTAACCACCTTAGTTTGCGAGGATTGTCTAGGGAATTTGTTTTATTGAATAATTCAAGTT
This sequence is a window from Megalodesulfovibrio gigas DSM 1382 = ATCC 19364. Protein-coding genes within it:
- a CDS encoding AbiV family abortive infection protein; protein product: MPDKNNKTVTDLSLSPYRGELSPEDVAKGMECVIDNAKRLANDARILFDAGRYPSSCALAILSIEEIGKLSILRRIALGGDDDSIKAIWREFSSHTDKNFMWMFLTMALSGARKLADFRKLFNRSNAKLLNNIKSMSLYSGCYGRKHWSNPHEVVDKELAIFLLKTAELLSTSNKRCPSVREVQLWIEYMQPVWNTDYESQTNALAKWHQALTEEGLAEDGKYKMDDFVKNGVVTPFGKDLSEF
- a CDS encoding ImmA/IrrE family metallo-endopeptidase, with protein sequence MARFNIENKVSIEMSRLTSSRHKRFGYGEILLSIDNTPVWSSGHEPNTVPLKWNWLGLLSFLASNWSWIFTEQNIPFAVPPESIPTYWNGEFQKIRNLIFSKDHSTPEKESNLKSFFLRHDLSESVPGIEIPSVFILRTGKNLIFSAEQRQTIVDLHKAYSFFENVGNEIVSWIKDINDRNIKSILNAWKNKDDNSRKIINDKLYLIASMNQYDFNYLSNSNQDYWELEWVDHILIESEIFAAARLSSGYVTLEQQRNILNLIKSSGHIDSKLLEAATTEIGWIHWGRAPYRQGYTIAAKLREYLKVTHDTPVNPDDLLKSWNIPIHEHVFGGTSLEAVACWGKKHGPIIILNTAEGNKCSHSHGRLFTLAHEICHLLVDRNSTLDVCEVLGGATPKFFEKRANAFAAELLFPQTLAMRLVRDSEEQIGTLVGGWSNEYNVTKENISWQILNNESTRTLLESDEATYLKQLTSMPEEND